In one window of Gadus chalcogrammus isolate NIFS_2021 chromosome 12, NIFS_Gcha_1.0, whole genome shotgun sequence DNA:
- the LOC130393271 gene encoding uncharacterized protein LOC130393271 — protein sequence MDPEVAESLRQDTDAVIDIGVSFDGTWQKRGFTSHYGVGVCIDILTGLVIDYEILSSYCHACACKNSVLKAGEISEEEFDSWKEGHKADCAKNFAGSSKAMEQEAAKRMWGRSVSRHQLRYTEMLSDGDSSAFRQVVELKPYPGQEVTKLECINHAHKRMGTALRKISVGKKLGGKGSGKLTAKKCKSLQNFYRGAILNNQGNIEGMKSEIWAGLLHCMSTDEVPLHNRCNPQWCFFRRAEDNGETPDSHSLHSKNHLSREVGQTLVPIYHRTSRDSLLQKMQHGGTQNNNECLNSVIWARCPKTVFVGRNRVEAAVSMAISSFNEGASAILNVMANLWLESTTITLNTIREADMLRVTKANAILSPQTKGKRKHESNERKVK from the coding sequence ATGGATCCGGAGGTGGCTGAGTCACTGAGGCAGGATACGGATGCTGTCATAGACATTGGGGTCTCATTCGATGGGACCTGGCAGAAGCGAGGCTTCACCTCACACTACGGTGTGGGTGTCTGCATTGACATCCTGACAGGTCTCGTTATAGATTACGAGATCCTGTCATCTTACTGCCATGCATGCGCCTGTAAGAACAGTGTGTTGAAAGCAGGAGAAATCAGTGAGGAGGAGTTTGACAGCTGGAAAGAAGGCCACAAGGCTGACTGCGCTAAAAACTTTGCTGGCTCCAGCAAGGCCATGGAGCAGGAGGCTGCCAAAAGGATGTGGGGTAGGTCAGTGAGCCGTCATCAGCTCAGGTACACGGAGATGCTGTCGGATGGAGATAGCTCAGCATTCCGGCAGGTAGTAGAGCTGAAGCCCTACCCGGGTCAGGAGGTCACCAAACTCGAGTGCATTAACCACGCTCACAAAAGAATGGGCACTGCACTCAGAAAGATAAGTGTAGGCAAAAAATTGGGTGGCAAGGGATCAGGCAAACTCACGGCAAAGAAGTGCAAATCTCTACAAAATTTTTACAGGGGGGCCATTCTAAATAATCAGGGAAACATTGAGGGCATGAAGTCGGAGATATGGGCGGGCCTGCTCCATTGCATGTCTACTGACGAAGTGCCATTGCACAACAGATGCAACCCCCAGTGGTGCTTCTTTAGGAGGGCGGAAGACAACGGAGAGACCCCTGACAGCCACTCGCTTCACTCAAAAAACCATTTGTCTCGGGAAGTGGGTCAGACACTTGTGCCCATTTATCATCGAACGTCAAGGGACAGTCTCCTGCAAAAAATGCAGCATGGGggcacacaaaataacaatgagTGCCTCAATTCAGTTATATGGGCTCGCTGCCCAAAAACAGTGTTTGTGGGGAGAAACAGAGTGGAGGCGGCTGTAAGCATGGCCATATCATCTTTTAATGAGGGTGCGTCAGCCATCCTTAATGTGATGGCCAACCTGTGGCTGGAGAGCACAACAATCACCCTAAACaccatcagggaagctgacATGCTGAGGGTCACCAAGGCAAATGCCATCCTGTCTCCTCAAacaaagggaaagagaaaacATGAGAGCAATGAAAGAAAAGTGAAGtga